The Bos indicus x Bos taurus breed Angus x Brahman F1 hybrid chromosome 3, Bos_hybrid_MaternalHap_v2.0, whole genome shotgun sequence genome includes a window with the following:
- the LOC113890497 gene encoding ATP synthase subunit epsilon, mitochondrial-like, with the protein MAEYWQQIGLSYLRYSQICAKAMRDTLKTEFKANAKKTSGSSIKVVKVKKE; encoded by the coding sequence ATGGCAGAGTATTGGCAACAGATTGGACTCAGCTACCTCAGGTACTCCCAGATTTGTGCAAAAGCCATGAGAGATACACTGAAGACAGAATTCAAAGCAAATGCCAAGAAGACTTCTGGCAGCAGCATAAAAGTTGTAAAAGTCAAAAAGGAATAA